A region of Rhizorhabdus wittichii RW1 DNA encodes the following proteins:
- a CDS encoding Stress responsive alpha-beta barrel domain protein (PFAM: Stress responsive alpha-beta barrel domain protein) has translation MKERAHGRIIGAIVAGLAATSLMATPARSAELPQKFVHHVYFWLKQPGDAGDRARLIDGLRKLAAVKTIRTHHIGVPAATDREVIDRSYAVSWMLTFDDKADQDAYQVDPIHLRFVDECSPLWERVVVYDSEAIE, from the coding sequence GTGAAGGAAAGAGCCCATGGAAGGATCATCGGTGCGATCGTCGCCGGCCTGGCCGCAACCAGCCTGATGGCCACCCCTGCCCGATCGGCCGAGCTTCCCCAGAAATTCGTCCATCATGTCTATTTCTGGCTCAAGCAGCCGGGCGATGCCGGCGACAGGGCGCGCCTGATCGACGGCCTCCGGAAGCTGGCGGCGGTCAAGACGATCCGAACCCATCATATCGGCGTCCCGGCGGCGACCGATCGCGAGGTGATCGACCGCTCCTACGCAGTGTCATGGATGCTGACGTTCGACGACAAGGCCGATCAGGACGCCTATCAGGTCGACCCGATCCACCTGCGCTTCGTCGACGAATGCTCGCCGCTCTGGGAGCGGGTCGTCGTCTATGATTCCGAAGCGATCGAATGA
- a CDS encoding protein of unknown function DUF1080 (PFAM: protein of unknown function DUF1080): MGLRSLSRKRRRGGRAVRASCALAALALLGNASPEASAWRPLFNGHDLDGWVAKINHHPLGDNAHGTFVAEGGILHVRYDGYRGFFDEFAHLVYRQPFSSYRLRFDYRFVGVDTPGGPPWSKRNSGVMIYGQAPETIGRDQPFPISIEIQLLNGEGADQRTTGNICTPGTNVEIGGQRATSHCVLSVSRPYAGEDWVHVEIEVRSGGRTVVEVDGVEVVRFDKPELDPTDLTAMPIYLAGGARSVALTSGYISLQGEGHPIDFRRIEILELAGGAP, encoded by the coding sequence ATGGGTCTCCGGTCGCTTTCGCGAAAGCGGCGGCGAGGCGGCCGGGCGGTCAGGGCATCATGCGCCCTGGCCGCCCTGGCTTTGCTGGGGAATGCCTCGCCGGAGGCGTCCGCGTGGCGGCCGCTGTTCAACGGCCACGACCTCGACGGCTGGGTCGCCAAGATCAACCATCATCCGCTCGGCGACAACGCCCACGGTACCTTCGTGGCGGAGGGCGGCATCCTCCACGTCCGTTATGACGGCTATCGCGGCTTCTTCGACGAGTTCGCGCATCTCGTCTATCGGCAGCCCTTCTCGAGCTATCGGCTGCGCTTCGACTATCGCTTCGTCGGCGTCGATACGCCCGGCGGCCCGCCATGGAGCAAGCGCAACAGCGGCGTGATGATCTACGGCCAGGCGCCGGAGACCATCGGCCGCGACCAGCCCTTTCCCATCTCGATCGAGATCCAGTTGCTCAACGGCGAGGGCGCCGACCAGCGCACGACGGGCAATATCTGCACGCCGGGCACCAATGTGGAGATCGGCGGCCAGCGCGCGACCAGCCATTGCGTCCTCTCCGTCTCGCGCCCCTATGCGGGCGAGGACTGGGTCCATGTCGAAATCGAGGTGCGATCCGGCGGTCGCACGGTCGTGGAGGTCGACGGTGTCGAGGTGGTCCGTTTCGACAAGCCCGAGCTCGACCCCACCGATCTCACCGCCATGCCGATCTATCTGGCGGGCGGCGCCCGTTCGGTCGCGCTGACCTCGGGCTATATCTCGCTCCAGGGCGAGGGGCATCCGATCGATTTCCGCCGCATCGAGATATTGGAACTGGCTGGCGGCGCGCCCTGA
- a CDS encoding TonB-dependent receptor (PFAM: TonB-dependent receptor; TonB-dependent receptor, plug), whose product MNGTRISVERMCRVTRYGRALPASDGFRPARHGASHRFDFIRVGKGNLMKSFKSFGGKRGLLAGAAMVMAVVMPGAAMAQEAAAVDEGGIGEIVVTAEKRETTVQKTPIAVSVLDADAIRRNGVNSLVDLSSLTPSLNFAQNSVNTIITIRGVSSRDTTEIGDPAVSIATDGFYYQRPFGFNDTLYDLERVEVLRGPQGTLYGRNATGGAINFITAKPGKEFGGFATVGVGDYNLVTAEAAVNVPLADNLQTRASVYMQKRDGYRKNNYAGKDGDDADAVSARFQVKFDPTERLSFLFSAQTTSIGGVGPTFYGVLFNGPVNNNVRPAIDRDGSVLGSPRQSIDGTNKSIQLTATYDFGIATLTYLGGFRNQKYRQVRDLDGVVKSDAYFLPSEDARDWQHEARLTSNGDGPFKWQAGVFYFHEKNNTNTDFSSFTNPINPGQPVARFAFRYPSVIARSKAVFGQASYEVVPGLSLEAGIRYSKDYKARRGYSNTTGTAYTGIGNVPTDVNASSSKTTTHFAVNWQFTPRNLLYVKRDTGYKAGGFSDVQNIGNVPYGPENITSYEIGSKNRFLDNRLQLNVSAYRYNYKDQQISQFNNGFTAIFNAGKSRIKGVEVEAVAQPVPALRFDGSIAYLDAKFIDFLVSNVQYAGNKPPSSPKWQLGAGLQYELALGDGTLTPRVQTHYESESYLAFTNFERERNRKFSRTDLMLTYNAPDNRWSLQGYVRNLENKIVITAASASGLFGAYTYQLAPPRTYGARLTYNF is encoded by the coding sequence ATGAACGGGACGCGAATCTCAGTCGAACGGATGTGTCGGGTGACCCGTTACGGACGGGCCCTGCCGGCATCGGACGGATTTCGGCCGGCCCGCCATGGCGCTTCCCATCGATTTGATTTTATCAGGGTTGGAAAGGGGAACCTTATGAAGAGCTTCAAGTCGTTCGGCGGCAAGCGCGGCCTGCTCGCGGGCGCCGCGATGGTGATGGCGGTGGTGATGCCGGGGGCCGCGATGGCCCAGGAAGCCGCCGCTGTCGACGAGGGCGGCATCGGCGAGATCGTCGTGACCGCAGAGAAGCGCGAGACGACCGTCCAGAAGACGCCGATCGCCGTCTCCGTCCTGGATGCGGACGCGATCCGGCGGAACGGGGTGAACAGCCTGGTCGATCTGTCGTCGCTGACGCCGAGCCTCAACTTCGCGCAGAATTCGGTCAATACGATCATCACCATCCGCGGCGTTTCGAGCCGCGACACCACCGAGATCGGCGACCCGGCGGTCTCGATCGCCACCGACGGCTTCTATTATCAGCGCCCCTTCGGCTTCAACGACACGCTCTACGACCTCGAGCGCGTGGAGGTGCTGCGCGGTCCGCAGGGCACCCTGTACGGCCGCAACGCGACCGGCGGCGCGATCAACTTCATCACCGCGAAGCCGGGCAAGGAATTCGGCGGCTTCGCCACGGTGGGCGTCGGCGACTATAATCTCGTCACCGCCGAGGCCGCGGTCAACGTCCCGCTGGCCGACAATCTCCAGACCCGCGCGTCGGTCTACATGCAGAAGCGCGACGGCTATCGGAAGAACAACTATGCGGGCAAGGACGGCGACGATGCCGACGCCGTGTCGGCGCGCTTCCAGGTCAAGTTCGACCCCACCGAGCGCCTGTCCTTCCTGTTCTCCGCGCAGACCACCAGCATCGGCGGCGTCGGCCCGACCTTCTACGGCGTGCTGTTCAACGGTCCGGTCAACAACAATGTCCGCCCCGCGATCGACCGCGACGGTTCCGTCCTCGGCTCGCCGCGGCAGAGCATCGACGGCACCAACAAGTCGATCCAACTCACCGCGACCTATGATTTCGGCATCGCCACGCTCACCTATCTCGGCGGCTTCCGGAACCAGAAATATCGCCAGGTGCGCGATCTCGACGGCGTCGTGAAGTCCGACGCCTATTTCCTGCCGAGCGAGGATGCCCGCGACTGGCAGCATGAGGCGCGGCTGACCTCGAACGGCGACGGCCCGTTCAAGTGGCAGGCCGGCGTCTTCTATTTCCACGAGAAGAACAACACCAACACCGACTTCTCCAGCTTCACCAACCCGATCAATCCGGGCCAACCGGTGGCGCGTTTCGCCTTCCGCTATCCGAGCGTGATCGCGCGATCGAAGGCGGTCTTCGGGCAGGCTTCCTATGAGGTGGTTCCCGGCCTGTCGCTGGAGGCGGGCATCCGCTACTCGAAGGACTACAAGGCGCGTCGCGGCTATTCCAACACCACCGGCACCGCCTATACCGGCATCGGCAACGTTCCGACCGACGTGAACGCGAGCAGCAGCAAGACCACGACCCATTTCGCGGTGAACTGGCAGTTCACCCCGCGCAACCTGCTCTATGTGAAGCGCGATACCGGCTACAAGGCGGGCGGCTTCAGCGACGTCCAGAATATCGGCAACGTGCCCTACGGCCCGGAGAACATCACCTCCTACGAGATCGGTTCGAAGAACCGCTTCCTCGACAACCGGTTGCAGCTCAACGTCTCGGCCTATCGCTACAACTACAAGGATCAGCAGATCAGCCAGTTCAACAATGGCTTCACCGCCATTTTCAATGCCGGCAAGTCGCGGATCAAGGGTGTCGAGGTCGAGGCGGTGGCGCAGCCGGTGCCGGCGCTGCGGTTCGACGGATCGATCGCCTATCTGGACGCGAAGTTCATCGATTTCCTGGTCAGCAACGTCCAATATGCCGGCAACAAGCCGCCGAGTTCGCCCAAATGGCAGCTGGGCGCCGGCCTCCAATATGAGCTCGCCCTGGGCGACGGCACGCTGACCCCGCGCGTCCAGACCCATTATGAGAGCGAGTCCTATCTCGCCTTCACCAATTTCGAGCGCGAGCGGAACCGCAAATTCTCGCGCACCGACCTGATGCTGACCTACAACGCCCCGGACAATCGCTGGAGCCTGCAGGGCTATGTCCGCAACCTCGAGAACAAGATCGTGATCACGGCGGCATCCGCCAGCGGTCTGTTCGGAGCCTATACCTATCAGCTGGCTCCGCCGCGCACCTATGGCGCGCGGCTCACCTACAACTTCTGA
- a CDS encoding glucose-methanol-choline oxidoreductase (PFAM: glucose-methanol-choline oxidoreductase) yields MSTQFDAIVVGSGISGGWAAKELTERGLTVLLIERGPMVEHQVDYKTEMLAPWELQYRGQGDAELFARDYAIQSKGMSFNEWTYRHFVNDRENPYQTTAENPFQWRRGYQLGGKSLLWGRQCYRWSDLDFGANAADGHGCDWPIRYQDVSPWYDHVEQFIGVSGSKEGLPQLPDGHFQRPMAMNAVELALKARLETAYPDRKLVIGRSANMTEEKEGRSACQYRNICARGCSFGAYFSTQSSTLPAARATGRLTLITDSLVDSLDYDPKTRRVAGVRVLNTASRERKTYTAKVVFLCAGTINSVSVLLRSASADQPNGLANGSGTLGRYFMDHALTMSVVAEVPGFLDHGYFGNRPNGIIVPRYYNLDNRQGDLVRGYSYQGGAYRRGWTRGANRAGVGKAFKQELHAPGEWNFLLGAFAECLPRAENRISLDPAMTDPFGIRQTRIDFAYGDNERRLLAKAGQEAKDMVALLGAKLVSYSEDPGPGGTAVHEMGGARMGRDPATSVLNAHNQAHDVANLFVTDGAAMASSACQNPSLTYMALTARAAAHAAERVRQNAI; encoded by the coding sequence ATGAGCACGCAGTTCGACGCGATCGTCGTCGGTTCCGGCATCAGCGGGGGATGGGCCGCGAAGGAGTTGACGGAACGTGGCCTGACGGTCCTGCTGATCGAGCGGGGCCCGATGGTGGAGCATCAGGTCGACTACAAGACCGAGATGCTGGCGCCGTGGGAGCTGCAATATCGCGGTCAGGGCGATGCCGAGCTGTTCGCGCGCGATTATGCGATCCAGAGCAAGGGCATGTCCTTCAACGAATGGACCTACCGGCACTTCGTCAATGATCGCGAGAATCCCTATCAGACGACGGCGGAGAATCCGTTCCAATGGCGGCGAGGCTATCAGCTCGGCGGCAAGTCGCTGCTGTGGGGCCGGCAATGCTATCGGTGGAGCGATCTCGATTTCGGCGCCAATGCGGCCGACGGCCATGGCTGCGACTGGCCGATCCGCTATCAGGATGTCAGCCCCTGGTACGATCATGTCGAGCAGTTCATCGGCGTTTCGGGATCGAAGGAAGGGCTGCCGCAGCTTCCCGACGGGCATTTCCAGAGGCCGATGGCGATGAACGCCGTCGAGCTGGCGCTGAAGGCCAGGCTCGAGACGGCCTATCCCGACCGCAAGCTGGTGATCGGCCGCAGCGCCAACATGACCGAGGAGAAGGAGGGGCGGTCGGCCTGCCAATATCGCAACATATGCGCGCGCGGCTGCTCGTTCGGCGCCTATTTCAGCACGCAGAGCTCGACCTTGCCGGCGGCGCGGGCGACCGGCCGGCTGACCCTGATCACGGACAGCCTCGTCGACTCGCTCGACTATGATCCGAAGACCCGGCGCGTCGCCGGCGTACGGGTGCTGAACACCGCGTCGCGGGAGCGGAAGACCTACACCGCCAAGGTCGTGTTCCTCTGCGCCGGCACGATCAACAGCGTGAGCGTGCTGCTGCGCTCGGCGAGCGCCGACCAGCCGAACGGGCTCGCCAATGGCAGCGGAACCCTGGGGCGTTATTTCATGGATCACGCCCTGACGATGTCGGTCGTCGCCGAAGTGCCCGGCTTCCTCGATCATGGCTATTTCGGCAATCGGCCGAACGGCATCATCGTGCCGCGCTACTATAATCTCGACAATCGGCAGGGCGATCTGGTGCGCGGCTATTCCTATCAGGGCGGCGCCTACCGTCGCGGCTGGACGCGCGGCGCGAACCGGGCGGGGGTGGGCAAGGCCTTCAAGCAGGAGCTGCACGCGCCGGGCGAATGGAATTTCCTGCTCGGCGCCTTCGCCGAATGTCTTCCGCGCGCGGAGAACCGGATCTCGCTCGATCCGGCGATGACCGATCCGTTCGGCATCCGTCAGACGCGCATCGACTTCGCCTATGGCGACAATGAGCGGCGCCTGCTGGCGAAGGCGGGGCAGGAGGCCAAGGATATGGTGGCGTTGCTCGGCGCGAAGCTGGTCAGCTATTCGGAAGACCCGGGTCCCGGCGGCACCGCGGTGCACGAAATGGGCGGCGCGCGCATGGGCCGTGACCCCGCGACGTCGGTGCTCAACGCGCATAACCAGGCGCATGACGTCGCCAATCTGTTCGTCACCGACGGTGCCGCGATGGCGTCGTCGGCCTGCCAGAATCCGTCGCTCACCTACATGGCGCTGACGGCACGCGCGGCTGCCCATGCCGCCGAGCGGGTGCGGCAAAACGCAATATAG
- a CDS encoding oxidoreductase domain protein (PFAM: oxidoreductase domain protein; Oxidoreductase, C-terminal domain), whose product MNPVRMAMIGGGPGSFMGPVHRRAASLDGLVRLVAGAFSPDEARNRRTAEETDVPAARSSTDAIALLDREAALPEDERAELVSIVAPNHVHAEVAAAALKRGFALFCEKPLARDIAEARLVVELAASQPERVAMAYTYQGYPMVHEARALIAAGAIGDLRRVSASYTQGWLAERAEQQGNAQAAWRTDPTRSGASGCFGDIGVHAQTMIEFLSGEPIAEVMADIQAAVPGRRLDDDGGVLLRMAGGARGALVASQVCAGEQNRFEVALFGSKGSLRWAQEQPSQIILTDAAGRATTISANPAMMTDPAARAALRLPGGHPEGYIEALANLYRAFAWRLRGIGERPFPLPGIDRGLSSLAFVEAVLESSRTRGWIAVKS is encoded by the coding sequence ATGAATCCGGTACGAATGGCGATGATTGGAGGCGGTCCGGGCTCGTTCATGGGGCCGGTCCATCGGCGCGCGGCTTCGCTGGACGGCCTCGTCCGGCTGGTCGCGGGCGCTTTCAGTCCGGACGAGGCGCGCAACAGGCGCACCGCCGAGGAAACGGACGTTCCCGCGGCGCGCAGCTCGACCGACGCGATCGCGCTGCTCGATCGCGAAGCCGCGTTGCCCGAGGACGAGCGAGCGGAGCTGGTCAGCATCGTCGCGCCCAATCATGTCCATGCTGAGGTCGCGGCGGCGGCCCTGAAACGGGGCTTCGCCCTGTTCTGCGAAAAGCCGCTCGCGCGCGATATCGCCGAAGCCCGGCTGGTCGTCGAATTGGCCGCATCACAGCCGGAACGGGTGGCGATGGCCTATACCTATCAAGGCTATCCGATGGTCCATGAGGCGCGCGCGCTGATCGCGGCCGGCGCCATCGGCGATCTGCGCCGCGTCTCCGCCAGCTATACCCAGGGATGGCTGGCCGAACGCGCGGAGCAGCAGGGCAATGCGCAGGCGGCGTGGCGCACCGACCCGACCCGTTCGGGAGCCAGCGGCTGCTTCGGCGACATCGGCGTCCATGCCCAGACCATGATCGAGTTCCTGTCGGGTGAGCCGATCGCCGAGGTGATGGCCGACATCCAGGCCGCCGTACCGGGCCGGCGGCTCGACGACGACGGCGGCGTGCTGTTGCGGATGGCGGGCGGCGCGCGCGGCGCGCTGGTCGCCAGCCAGGTCTGCGCGGGCGAGCAGAATCGGTTCGAGGTGGCGCTGTTCGGCTCGAAAGGGTCGCTGCGCTGGGCGCAGGAGCAGCCGTCCCAGATCATCCTCACCGACGCGGCGGGACGCGCGACGACCATCTCTGCCAATCCCGCGATGATGACCGATCCCGCCGCGCGCGCGGCCCTGCGGCTGCCCGGCGGTCATCCCGAAGGCTATATCGAAGCCTTGGCGAACCTGTATCGCGCCTTTGCATGGCGGCTTCGGGGCATCGGCGAACGTCCGTTCCCCCTGCCCGGCATCGATCGCGGCCTGAGCAGCCTCGCCTTCGTCGAGGCCGTTCTCGAAAGCAGCCGAACCCGCGGCTGGATCGCGGTGAAGAGCTGA
- a CDS encoding Xylose isomerase domain protein TIM barrel (PFAM: AP endonuclease 2 domain protein; Xylose isomerase domain protein TIM barrel), with protein sequence MRTIKGPALFLAQFMGDAAPFDRLEAIAPWVADCGYVGVQLPSNDARCMDLALAAESDAYCDDLKGLLADHGLVVTELSTHIQGQMIAVHPAVRPLFETFLPEPLRKASDGERLEWATDQLRLAARASRRLGLDASATFSGALLWPMVYPWPQRPAGLVEEGFAELARRWTPILDAYEDAGVDLCYEIHPGEDLHDGASFERFLDAVDHHRRASILYDPSHLLLQQLDYLAFLDIYHDRIRMMHVKDAEFRPDGRSGVYGGYQGWTERAGRFRSLGDGQIDFGAIFSKLAQYDFAGWAVVEWECALKDSAVGAREGAAFVRRHIIPVTGHSFDDFVGGGARDDQRNRRILGL encoded by the coding sequence ATGCGCACCATCAAAGGCCCCGCCCTCTTCCTGGCCCAGTTCATGGGCGACGCCGCGCCGTTCGATCGGCTGGAGGCGATCGCGCCCTGGGTGGCCGACTGCGGCTATGTCGGCGTCCAGCTTCCTTCCAACGACGCGCGCTGCATGGATCTGGCGCTGGCGGCGGAAAGCGACGCCTATTGCGACGATCTCAAGGGCCTGCTGGCGGATCATGGCCTGGTCGTCACCGAGCTTTCGACCCATATCCAGGGCCAGATGATCGCCGTTCATCCGGCCGTCCGCCCGTTGTTCGAGACCTTTCTCCCCGAGCCGCTGCGCAAGGCCTCGGACGGCGAACGGCTGGAATGGGCGACCGATCAATTGCGGCTCGCCGCCCGTGCCAGCCGGCGCCTCGGCCTCGACGCATCGGCGACCTTCTCGGGCGCCCTGCTATGGCCCATGGTCTATCCCTGGCCGCAGCGGCCGGCGGGACTGGTCGAGGAGGGTTTCGCCGAGCTCGCGCGCCGCTGGACGCCGATCCTCGATGCCTATGAGGATGCGGGCGTCGACCTGTGCTACGAAATCCATCCCGGCGAGGACCTGCACGACGGCGCGAGCTTCGAGCGCTTCCTCGACGCCGTGGACCATCATCGCCGCGCATCGATCCTCTATGATCCGAGTCACCTGCTGTTGCAGCAGCTCGACTATCTCGCCTTTCTCGACATCTACCACGACCGCATCAGGATGATGCATGTGAAGGACGCCGAGTTCCGCCCCGATGGGCGCAGCGGGGTCTATGGGGGCTATCAGGGCTGGACCGAGCGCGCGGGCCGCTTCCGGTCGCTGGGCGACGGGCAGATCGATTTCGGCGCGATCTTCTCCAAGCTCGCCCAATATGACTTTGCCGGATGGGCCGTGGTCGAATGGGAATGCGCCCTCAAGGACTCGGCGGTCGGCGCGCGCGAGGGCGCGGCCTTCGTCAGGCGGCACATCATTCCCGTCACCGGGCACAGCTTCGACGATTTCGTCGGCGGCGGCGCGCGGGACGATCAGCGCAATCGCCGGATTCTCGGCCTCTGA
- a CDS encoding major facilitator superfamily MFS_1 (PFAM: major facilitator superfamily MFS_1): protein MGVVGMEGTESRGRLFAGSCAAVTALAFSFAAMSGVMYDLKGEFLLDNAQVGLIGGAALWGMAISQIGFSSLCDVFGMRNLMRLACLGHVGGVLLFVTAGSFAGLFAGALVLAIANGMVEAVCNPLVATLYRDRKAAMLNRLHLWFPGGIVIGGLAIWGLDLLAVDWRVKLIAVIVPVLVYAGLLWRAHFPPTEAAEHGAPLGDAFRAVASTPILWLFLILMMVTMSLELGPNRWIPAVLEAGGLPGILVLVLINGVMALTRANAHAILDRVSPPVLLTGCVAVAGVGLLGLSFAQGLAQTVAAALVFAIGISVVWPTMMGFVAERAPRTGALGLGLMAAVGSLAVGVVTTPLLGRVADAHLLDAIPPAAVRAVAADAQERTGPLQGAARAIVDGRASPEATRDFLRRATAGEAGPAVAATAAPLLHAGENRSGLLSFRYLVPFAALVCLLLGTVALNDRRKGGYAAQAARARLDGNASA from the coding sequence ATGGGAGTCGTCGGAATGGAGGGGACGGAGTCGAGAGGGCGCTTGTTCGCCGGCAGCTGTGCCGCCGTGACGGCGCTGGCGTTCAGCTTCGCCGCGATGAGCGGCGTGATGTACGACCTCAAGGGCGAGTTCCTCCTCGACAATGCCCAGGTCGGCCTGATCGGCGGCGCCGCGTTGTGGGGCATGGCGATCTCGCAGATCGGCTTCTCCTCGCTGTGCGACGTGTTCGGCATGCGGAACCTGATGCGGCTTGCCTGCCTCGGCCATGTCGGCGGCGTGCTGCTGTTCGTCACCGCCGGCAGCTTCGCCGGGCTGTTCGCCGGCGCCCTCGTGCTGGCGATCGCCAACGGCATGGTCGAGGCGGTGTGCAATCCGCTGGTCGCCACGCTGTATCGCGACCGCAAGGCGGCGATGCTCAACCGGCTCCACCTCTGGTTTCCCGGCGGCATCGTGATCGGCGGGCTCGCCATCTGGGGCCTGGACCTGCTCGCCGTCGACTGGCGGGTGAAGCTGATCGCGGTGATCGTGCCGGTGCTCGTCTATGCGGGGCTGCTCTGGCGCGCCCATTTCCCGCCGACCGAGGCGGCCGAACATGGCGCGCCGCTGGGCGATGCGTTCAGGGCGGTCGCGTCGACCCCGATCCTCTGGCTGTTCCTGATCCTGATGATGGTGACGATGAGCCTCGAGCTGGGGCCGAACCGCTGGATTCCCGCCGTGCTGGAGGCCGGCGGCTTGCCGGGCATCCTCGTCCTCGTGCTGATCAACGGGGTGATGGCGCTCACCCGCGCCAACGCCCATGCCATCCTCGATCGCGTCTCGCCGCCGGTGCTGCTGACGGGGTGCGTCGCGGTCGCCGGGGTCGGCCTGCTGGGGCTGAGCTTCGCGCAGGGGCTGGCGCAGACCGTCGCCGCCGCGCTGGTCTTCGCCATCGGCATATCCGTGGTCTGGCCGACGATGATGGGCTTCGTCGCCGAACGGGCGCCGCGGACCGGGGCGCTGGGGCTCGGCCTGATGGCGGCGGTCGGCTCGCTGGCCGTCGGCGTGGTGACGACGCCGCTGCTCGGCCGGGTCGCCGACGCGCATCTGCTCGACGCGATCCCGCCGGCTGCCGTCCGTGCCGTGGCCGCCGATGCGCAGGAGCGGACCGGCCCGCTGCAGGGCGCCGCGCGCGCGATCGTGGACGGGCGGGCGTCACCCGAGGCGACACGCGACTTCCTGCGCCGCGCCACGGCGGGCGAAGCGGGGCCGGCCGTCGCCGCCACCGCCGCGCCGCTGCTCCATGCCGGCGAGAACCGCTCGGGCCTGCTGTCCTTCCGTTATCTCGTGCCCTTCGCCGCGCTGGTCTGCCTGCTGCTCGGGACGGTCGCGCTGAACGATCGGCGGAAGGGCGGCTATGCCGCCCAGGCGGCGCGCGCCCGGCTCGACGGGAACGCCTCCGCATAG
- a CDS encoding transcriptional regulator, LacI family (PFAM: regulatory protein, LacI; periplasmic binding protein/LacI transcriptional regulator), giving the protein MSTIKMVAARAGVSTATVSRALSNPDIVVPETRAKVQAAIEELGYAPNFAAKSLRMLRTSKIVMMVPDVSNPFFSEVLRRAEDMAEQAGYSVLLGDTRDDANREAQFADMLQRKEVDGVIFLGHRMPVTLVNAVKDKGPRAPIVNSCDFSPAFGVSGVHIDNVRAAQEAMALLQSMGHRRIGIITGPVESNITSDRLTGVKRAAETPGRETELLIRHADYTIEAGQRETERLLALPARPTAIFCFSDEMAVGALAACRAYDLQCPRDLSIVGFDDIRYARYLDPPLTTVRQPMELIGKTAVRLLLAIIDGTATETRVVTLDHELVVRGSTGPAPVLR; this is encoded by the coding sequence ATGAGTACGATCAAGATGGTTGCGGCCCGCGCGGGCGTTTCGACGGCGACCGTGTCGCGCGCGCTCAGCAATCCCGACATCGTCGTCCCGGAAACGCGCGCCAAGGTGCAGGCCGCGATCGAGGAGCTCGGCTACGCTCCCAATTTCGCGGCGAAGAGCCTGCGGATGCTGCGCACCTCGAAGATCGTCATGATGGTGCCCGACGTCTCCAATCCCTTCTTCTCGGAGGTCCTGCGCCGGGCCGAGGACATGGCCGAGCAGGCCGGCTATTCGGTGCTGCTGGGCGACACCCGCGACGACGCCAACCGGGAAGCCCAGTTCGCCGACATGCTCCAGCGCAAGGAAGTGGACGGGGTGATCTTCCTCGGCCACCGCATGCCGGTGACGCTGGTCAACGCGGTCAAGGACAAGGGGCCTCGGGCGCCGATCGTCAACAGCTGCGACTTCTCCCCGGCCTTCGGCGTTTCCGGCGTGCATATCGACAATGTCCGCGCGGCGCAGGAGGCGATGGCGCTGCTCCAGTCGATGGGGCATCGGCGGATCGGCATCATCACCGGCCCCGTCGAAAGCAACATCACCAGCGACCGGCTGACCGGGGTGAAGCGCGCCGCCGAGACGCCGGGACGCGAGACCGAGCTGCTGATCCGCCATGCCGATTACACGATCGAGGCCGGACAGCGGGAGACCGAGCGCCTCCTCGCCCTGCCCGCGCGCCCGACCGCGATCTTCTGCTTCAGCGACGAGATGGCGGTGGGCGCGCTCGCCGCGTGTCGCGCCTATGATCTCCAGTGCCCGCGCGACCTGTCGATCGTCGGCTTCGACGACATCCGCTACGCCCGCTATCTCGATCCGCCGTTGACGACCGTGCGCCAGCCCATGGAGCTGATCGGCAAGACCGCCGTCAGGCTATTGCTCGCCATCATCGACGGCACCGCCACCGAAACCCGGGTGGTGACGCTGGACCATGAACTGGTCGTGCGCGGCAGCACCGGTCCGGCTCCCGTACTCCGCTGA